One Aquila chrysaetos chrysaetos chromosome 22, bAquChr1.4, whole genome shotgun sequence genomic window carries:
- the LOC115334456 gene encoding uncharacterized protein LOC115334456, whose product MPCLESVLQQPGQTPVCRAAHNHTVTGNSNWLGNRSFCLTSRLLPGLRTGYRLHRHPAAPGAGRPSRRAPPGPATSPRAAPGRARPEGSGRGERGGACGITSAARRGPASLGDRSHGGAQRRGAGTAAVRRGEARVPGRLPRPYRHEGFQLICSLSVCEGMAVNRRSRVARELSGRYSRQANGLHVSLQVWACWSSSGCEKKRNKLLVLL is encoded by the exons ATGCCATGCTTGGAGTCcgtgctgcagcagcctggtcAGACACCAGTCTGCAGAGCTGCGCATAACCACACCGTGACTGGCAACAGCAACTGGCTGGGCAACAGGTCCTTCTGCCTGACCTCCCGCCTGCTTCCAGGCCTGCGGACGG GTTACCGACTTCATCGTCACCCTGCCGCTCCCGGGGCAGGCCGCCCgtcccgccgggccccgccgggccccgccacCTCTCCCCGGGCCGCGCCTGGCCGGGCCCGCCCCGAGGGGAGCGGCCGGGGCGAGCGGGGCGGCGCCTGCGGAATCACCTCGGCCGCACGGCGGGGCCCGGCCTCTCTCGGCGACCGCAGCCATGGCGGAGCGCAgcggcgcggggccgggacGGCCGCCgtgaggcgaggcgaggcgagggTGCCGGGCCGCCTGCCCCGTCCCTACCGCCATGAG GGCTTCCAGCTGATATGCAGCTTAAGCGTGTGTGAAGGGATGGCTGTAAATCGGAGGTCTCGGGTGGCAAGAGAGCTGTCTGGAAGATACAGCCGTCAG gCAAACGGTTTGCATGTTTCGCTGCAGGTGTGGGCttgctggagcagcagtggttgtgaaaagaaaagaaataagctGTTGGTGCTGCTTTGA